The sequence AAATGGTATAATAAAAAAGTGAAAATAAATACAAAAAAGAAACAGTCCTTTAAAAAATAATAAATATTTAGGAGTATGCGTATGAAGGTATATTTTATGTCTAAAAATAAAAGAAAGATTCAGGATGCTCAAAAAGCAGCAGATTTATTAAATTTAAAAATGGAAGTCTCTCGTATTGATTATGATATTGAAGAGATACAATCTGAAAATGATGAAAAGTTAGTAAAGGATAAGGTAATAAAGGCATTTAAAGTTTTAAGAAGACCGGTTTGTGTGGAACAAACAGGTTTATATATTGAAGAATTTGGGGATTTACCTGGAGGACTAACTTCAATTGTTTGGGATAATTTAGGTGCAGATAATTTTTGTAAATTTTTTAGTAGAGAAACAAATAAAGTTTTAATGAAATCAACAGTGGGATACTGTGATGGAAAAAATGTTAAAGTTTTTTCAGGAGAATCTTACGGAAAAATATCATCAAAGCCTACAGGATTAAGAGAAGAAAGATTGGACAGAGTTTTTATTCCAAATGGACATAGTATGACTCTATCAGATTTAGGAGAAGAAAAAAATAATATTTCAGCGAGAATCACTGCTTTTAAAAAATTTTTTAGTTATTTAGAAGGTGAAGCTAATGGATAAATTATATAAGAAACTAGCAAAGAAAATAAAAGAAAATAAAGTAATTCTTTTTGTAGGAGCAGGGATATCAGCTAATTTAGGATTACCAACTTGGAAAGAAATGATAGATGAAATGGCAGAACATTTAGAAATAGATAAAGAAATATTTGAAATATATGGTAATAATTTGGATTTAGCAGAGTATTATTGTCTTGAAACTGGAGGAGTGGAAAGACTAGTTGATGATATGAAAGATAAATGGATTGTTGAAGATAAAAGAATAGAGAAATCAAAGATACATAAAGATATTTGTAAATTAAACTTTCAAATAATATATACAACTAATTATGACAATTGTTTAGAAGAATCCTTTGAGTTATTTGGACATCCCTATACAAAAATAGTGGGAGTTCAAGATATTTGTCATATTGAACATGATAAAACTCAAATAGTAAAATTTCACGGAGATTTTTCAGATGATCAAAGTATAATATTAACAGAAAGTAGTTATTTTGAAAGAATGGATTTTGAATCTTCAATGGATATAAAACTAAGATCAGATATGCTTGGGAAATCTATTTTTTTTCTAGGTTATAGCTTATCTGATATAAATATGAGATATTTAATATATAAATTAAATAAAATTTGGTCAAAATATGATATAAAGAAAAA comes from Fusobacterium sp. JB019 and encodes:
- a CDS encoding non-canonical purine NTP pyrophosphatase translates to MKVYFMSKNKRKIQDAQKAADLLNLKMEVSRIDYDIEEIQSENDEKLVKDKVIKAFKVLRRPVCVEQTGLYIEEFGDLPGGLTSIVWDNLGADNFCKFFSRETNKVLMKSTVGYCDGKNVKVFSGESYGKISSKPTGLREERLDRVFIPNGHSMTLSDLGEEKNNISARITAFKKFFSYLEGEANG
- a CDS encoding SIR2 family protein; protein product: MDKLYKKLAKKIKENKVILFVGAGISANLGLPTWKEMIDEMAEHLEIDKEIFEIYGNNLDLAEYYCLETGGVERLVDDMKDKWIVEDKRIEKSKIHKDICKLNFQIIYTTNYDNCLEESFELFGHPYTKIVGVQDICHIEHDKTQIVKFHGDFSDDQSIILTESSYFERMDFESSMDIKLRSDMLGKSIFFLGYSLSDINMRYLIYKLNKIWSKYDIKKKPDSYIFFPNPNFVQEKLMECWGIKSIIGEEISPEKSVEKFLDRLVKEVENVRMGEIDV